A genomic segment from Anas platyrhynchos isolate ZD024472 breed Pekin duck chromosome 5, IASCAAS_PekinDuck_T2T, whole genome shotgun sequence encodes:
- the CTNND1 gene encoding catenin delta-1 isoform X2 — protein sequence MDDSEVESTASILASVKEQEAQFEKLTRALEEERRHVSAQLERVRVSPQDASPGLANGTLTRRHQNGRFLGDADLERQKFPDLKLNGPQDHSHLLYSTIPRMQDPGQIVEETYTMEEDPEGAMSVVSVETSDDGTTRRTETTVKKVVKTVTTRTVQQVPLGPDGLPLETSPVGGGGSGYVQTMDRNFRKNGTGGPGAYLGQPGTATLPRNYHYPDGYGRPYDDGGAYPGSEHSYGSLSRVTRIDERYRPSADAYRAPSRQDIYGPQPQVRVGGSNMDLNHFHPEPYGLEDDQRSVGFDDVDYGLMSDYGTARRAGTPSDPRRRLRSYEDMLVDEVAPDRYYWAPLAQHERGSLASLDSLRKGGPAPGSWRQPELPEVIAMLSFRLDAVKSNAAAYLQHLCYRNDKVKTEVRKLKGIPVLVGLLDHPKKEVHYGACGALKNISFGKDQDNKIAIKNCDGVPALVRLLRKAHDMDLTEVITGTLWNLSSHDSIKMAIVDNALHALTDEVVIPRSGWEREPNEDSKPRHIEWESVLTNTAGCLRNVSSERSEARRKLRECDGLVDALIYIIQAEIGQKDLDSKLVENCVCLLRNLSYQVHREIPHAERYQETPLVPTNNTGPHAASCFGAKKGKDEWFSRGKKLPEDPGADTVDFPKRATPAKGYELLFQPEVVRIYISLLKESKTPAILEASAGAIQNLCAGSWTYGRYIRSALRQEKGLSAIADLLANDSERVVKAASGALRNLAVDARNKELIGKHAIPSLVKNLPGGQQTPAKNLSEDTVVSILNTINEVIAENLEAAKKLRETQGIEKLVLINKTGNRSEREVRAAALVLQTVWGYKELRKPLEKEGWKKSDFQVNLNSASRTQGGNSFDDSTLPLIDRNQKTDKKSSREEIQMSNMGPDNYSTLNEMEHSRTLDRPGDLGDTEPVKAAPLMQDEGQEPQPEAEEAEEDAPVPCPVSQKI from the exons ATGGACGACTCGGAAGTGGAGTCGACCGCCAGCATCCTTGCCTCCGTCAAGGAGCAGGAGGCGCAGTTTGAGAAGCTGACGCGGGCGCTGGAGGAGGAGCGGCGCCACGTCTCGGCCCAGCTGGAGCGAGTCCGGGTCTCCCCGCAGGACGCCAGCCCGGGTTTGGCCAACGGCACGCTCACCCGGCGGCACCAG AACGGCCGCTTCCTGGGCGATGCTGACCTGGAAAGGCAGAAGTTCCCAGATCTGAAGCTGAACGGCCCACAG GACCACAGCCACCTCTTGTACAGCACAATCCCCAGGATGCAGGACCCGGGCCAGATCGTAGAGGAGACCTACACCATGGAGGAGGACCCCGAAGGAGCCATGTCCGTGGTGTCGGTGGAGACCTCGGACGACGGCACCACCCGGCGCACCGAGACCACG GTGAAGAAAGTGGTGAAGACGGTGACCACGCGGACGGTGCAGCAGGTCCCGCTGGGCCCCGACGGGCTGCCCTTGGAAACCTCCCCGgtgggcggcggcggcagcggctaCGTGCAGACGATGGACAGGAATTTCCGCAAGAACGGCACCGGCGGCCCTGGCGCCTACCTGGGCCAGCCGGGCACGGCCACGCTGCCCCGCAACTACCACTACCCCGACGGCTACGGCCGCCCCTACGACGACGGCGGCGCCTACCCGGGCAGCGAGCACAGCTACGGCAGCCTGTCCCGCGTCACCCGCATCGACGAGCGCTACCGCCCCTCCGCCGACGCCTACCGGGCCCCCAGCCGGCAGGATATCtacggcccccagccccaggtgcGTGTCGGGGGCAGCAACATGGACCTCAACCACTTCCACCCCGAGCCCTACGGGCTGGAGGACGACCAGCGCAGCGTGGGCTTCGACGACGTGGACTACGGGCTGATGTCGGACTACGGCACGGCCAGGAGGGCGGGCACCCCGTCCGATCCCCGGCGTCGGCTCAG GAGCTACGAGGACATGCTGGTGGACGAAGTGGCTCCCGACCGGTACTACTGGGCCCCGCTGGCTCAGCACGAGCGGGGCAGCTTGGCCAGCCTGGACAGCCTGCGGAAagggggcccggccccgggcagCTGGCGCCAGCCCGAGCTGCCGGAGGTGATCGCCATGCTGAGCTTCAGGCTGGACGCCGTCAAATCCAACGCCGCCGCCTACCTGCAGCACCTCTGCTACCGCAACGACAAGGTGAAGACCGAAGTGCGCAAGCTGAAGGGCATCCCggtgctggtggggctgctgGACCACCCCAAGAAGGAGGTGCACTACGGAGCCTGCGGGGCGCTGAAGAACATCTCCTTCGGCAAGGACCAGGACAACAAGATCGCCATCAAGAACTGTGACGGGGTGCCGGCCCTCGTGCGCCTGCTGCGCAAGGCGCACGACATGGACCTGACGGAGGTCATCACAG GGACGCTGTGGAACCTGTCCTCGCACGACTCCATCAAGATGGCCATCGTGGACAACGCGCTGCACGCCCTGACCGACGAGGTGGTGATCCCCCGCTCGGGCTGGGAGCGGGAGCCCAACGAGGACTCGAAGCCCCGCCACATCGAGTGGGAGTCGGTGCTCACCAACACCGCCGGCTGCCTCAG GAACGTGAGCTCTGAGAGGAGCGAAGCCCGGAGGAAGCTGCGGGAGTGCGACGGGCTGGTGGACGCCTTGATATACATCATCCAGGCCGAGATCGGCCAGAAGGACTTGGACAGCAAG CTGGTGGAGAACTGCGTGTGCCTGCTGAGGAACTTGTCCTACCAAGTCCACCGGGAGATCCCCCACGCCGAGCGCTACCAGGAGACGCCCCTGGTGCCCACCAACAACACCGGGCCCCACGCCGCAAGCTGCTTCGGTGCCAAGAAGGGCAAAG ACGAGTGGTTCTCCAGAG GTAAAAAGCTCCCGGAAGACCCTGGTGCCGACACGGTGGATTTTCCCAAAAGAGCAACTCCAGCCAAAG GCTACGAGCTGCTGTTCCAGCCCGAGGTGGTGCGGATATACATCTCCCTGCTGAAGGAGAGCAAGACCCCAGCCATTCTGGAGGCGTCAGCGGGAGCAATCCAGAACctgtgtgctggcagctggaCG TACGGCCGGTACATCCGCTCGGCGCTGCGCCAGGAGAAGGGGCTCTCTGCCATCGCCGACCTCCTCGCCAACGACAGCGAGCGCGTGGTGAAGGCGGCGTCCGGAGCCCTGCGCAACCTGGCCGTGGACGCGAGGAACAAGGAGCTGATCG GCAAACACGCGATCCCCAGCCTAGTGAAGAACCTGCCTGGAGGCCAGCAGACCCCAGCCAAAAACCTCTCGGAGGACACGGTGGTGTCCATCCTCAACACCATCAACGAGGTCATCGCGGAGAACCTGGAGGCTGCCAAGAAGCTGCGGGAAACGCAGGGCATCGAGAAGTTGGTGCTGATCAACAAAACTGG GAACCGCTCGGAGAGGGAGGTCCGAGCAGCTGCCCTGGTCCTGCAGACGGTTTGGGGCTACAAGGAGCTGCGGAAGCCCCTGGAGAAGGAAGGTTGGAAGAAGTCAGATTTCCAG GTGAACCTGAACAGCGCCTCTCGGACCCAAGGGGGCAACTCGTTCGATGACAGCACCCTGCCTCTCATCGACAGAAACCAAAAAACAG ACAAGAAATCCTCGCGGGAGGAGATCCAGATGAGCAACATGGGACCAG ACAATTACTCCACGCTGAACGAGATGGAGCACAGCAGGACGCTGGACAGACCCGGCGACCTCGGGGACACGGAGCCAGTGAAGGCGGCGCCGCTGATG CAGGACGAGGGGCAGGAGCCGCAGCCTGAGGcagaggaggcggaggaggatgCCCCTGTGCCTTGCCCCGTGTCG CAGAAGATCTAG
- the CTNND1 gene encoding catenin delta-1 isoform X3, which yields MDDSEVESTASILASVKEQEAQFEKLTRALEEERRHVSAQLERVRVSPQDASPGLANGTLTRRHQNGRFLGDADLERQKFPDLKLNGPQDHSHLLYSTIPRMQDPGQIVEETYTMEEDPEGAMSVVSVETSDDGTTRRTETTVKKVVKTVTTRTVQQVPLGPDGLPLETSPVGGGGSGYVQTMDRNFRKNGTGGPGAYLGQPGTATLPRNYHYPDGYGRPYDDGGAYPGSEHSYGSLSRVTRIDERYRPSADAYRAPSRQDIYGPQPQVRVGGSNMDLNHFHPEPYGLEDDQRSVGFDDVDYGLMSDYGTARRAGTPSDPRRRLRSYEDMLVDEVAPDRYYWAPLAQHERGSLASLDSLRKGGPAPGSWRQPELPEVIAMLSFRLDAVKSNAAAYLQHLCYRNDKVKTEVRKLKGIPVLVGLLDHPKKEVHYGACGALKNISFGKDQDNKIAIKNCDGVPALVRLLRKAHDMDLTEVITGTLWNLSSHDSIKMAIVDNALHALTDEVVIPRSGWEREPNEDSKPRHIEWESVLTNTAGCLRNVSSERSEARRKLRECDGLVDALIYIIQAEIGQKDLDSKLVENCVCLLRNLSYQVHREIPHAERYQETPLVPTNNTGPHAASCFGAKKGKDEWFSRGKKLPEDPGADTVDFPKRATPAKGYELLFQPEVVRIYISLLKESKTPAILEASAGAIQNLCAGSWTYGRYIRSALRQEKGLSAIADLLANDSERVVKAASGALRNLAVDARNKELIGKHAIPSLVKNLPGGQQTPAKNLSEDTVVSILNTINEVIAENLEAAKKLRETQGIEKLVLINKTGNRSEREVRAAALVLQTVWGYKELRKPLEKEGWKKSDFQVNLNSASRTQGGNSFDDSTLPLIDRNQKTDKKSSREEIQMSNMGPDNYSTLNEMEHSRTLDRPGDLGDTEPVKAAPLMQDEGQEPQPEAEEAEEDAPVPCPVSKI from the exons ATGGACGACTCGGAAGTGGAGTCGACCGCCAGCATCCTTGCCTCCGTCAAGGAGCAGGAGGCGCAGTTTGAGAAGCTGACGCGGGCGCTGGAGGAGGAGCGGCGCCACGTCTCGGCCCAGCTGGAGCGAGTCCGGGTCTCCCCGCAGGACGCCAGCCCGGGTTTGGCCAACGGCACGCTCACCCGGCGGCACCAG AACGGCCGCTTCCTGGGCGATGCTGACCTGGAAAGGCAGAAGTTCCCAGATCTGAAGCTGAACGGCCCACAG GACCACAGCCACCTCTTGTACAGCACAATCCCCAGGATGCAGGACCCGGGCCAGATCGTAGAGGAGACCTACACCATGGAGGAGGACCCCGAAGGAGCCATGTCCGTGGTGTCGGTGGAGACCTCGGACGACGGCACCACCCGGCGCACCGAGACCACG GTGAAGAAAGTGGTGAAGACGGTGACCACGCGGACGGTGCAGCAGGTCCCGCTGGGCCCCGACGGGCTGCCCTTGGAAACCTCCCCGgtgggcggcggcggcagcggctaCGTGCAGACGATGGACAGGAATTTCCGCAAGAACGGCACCGGCGGCCCTGGCGCCTACCTGGGCCAGCCGGGCACGGCCACGCTGCCCCGCAACTACCACTACCCCGACGGCTACGGCCGCCCCTACGACGACGGCGGCGCCTACCCGGGCAGCGAGCACAGCTACGGCAGCCTGTCCCGCGTCACCCGCATCGACGAGCGCTACCGCCCCTCCGCCGACGCCTACCGGGCCCCCAGCCGGCAGGATATCtacggcccccagccccaggtgcGTGTCGGGGGCAGCAACATGGACCTCAACCACTTCCACCCCGAGCCCTACGGGCTGGAGGACGACCAGCGCAGCGTGGGCTTCGACGACGTGGACTACGGGCTGATGTCGGACTACGGCACGGCCAGGAGGGCGGGCACCCCGTCCGATCCCCGGCGTCGGCTCAG GAGCTACGAGGACATGCTGGTGGACGAAGTGGCTCCCGACCGGTACTACTGGGCCCCGCTGGCTCAGCACGAGCGGGGCAGCTTGGCCAGCCTGGACAGCCTGCGGAAagggggcccggccccgggcagCTGGCGCCAGCCCGAGCTGCCGGAGGTGATCGCCATGCTGAGCTTCAGGCTGGACGCCGTCAAATCCAACGCCGCCGCCTACCTGCAGCACCTCTGCTACCGCAACGACAAGGTGAAGACCGAAGTGCGCAAGCTGAAGGGCATCCCggtgctggtggggctgctgGACCACCCCAAGAAGGAGGTGCACTACGGAGCCTGCGGGGCGCTGAAGAACATCTCCTTCGGCAAGGACCAGGACAACAAGATCGCCATCAAGAACTGTGACGGGGTGCCGGCCCTCGTGCGCCTGCTGCGCAAGGCGCACGACATGGACCTGACGGAGGTCATCACAG GGACGCTGTGGAACCTGTCCTCGCACGACTCCATCAAGATGGCCATCGTGGACAACGCGCTGCACGCCCTGACCGACGAGGTGGTGATCCCCCGCTCGGGCTGGGAGCGGGAGCCCAACGAGGACTCGAAGCCCCGCCACATCGAGTGGGAGTCGGTGCTCACCAACACCGCCGGCTGCCTCAG GAACGTGAGCTCTGAGAGGAGCGAAGCCCGGAGGAAGCTGCGGGAGTGCGACGGGCTGGTGGACGCCTTGATATACATCATCCAGGCCGAGATCGGCCAGAAGGACTTGGACAGCAAG CTGGTGGAGAACTGCGTGTGCCTGCTGAGGAACTTGTCCTACCAAGTCCACCGGGAGATCCCCCACGCCGAGCGCTACCAGGAGACGCCCCTGGTGCCCACCAACAACACCGGGCCCCACGCCGCAAGCTGCTTCGGTGCCAAGAAGGGCAAAG ACGAGTGGTTCTCCAGAG GTAAAAAGCTCCCGGAAGACCCTGGTGCCGACACGGTGGATTTTCCCAAAAGAGCAACTCCAGCCAAAG GCTACGAGCTGCTGTTCCAGCCCGAGGTGGTGCGGATATACATCTCCCTGCTGAAGGAGAGCAAGACCCCAGCCATTCTGGAGGCGTCAGCGGGAGCAATCCAGAACctgtgtgctggcagctggaCG TACGGCCGGTACATCCGCTCGGCGCTGCGCCAGGAGAAGGGGCTCTCTGCCATCGCCGACCTCCTCGCCAACGACAGCGAGCGCGTGGTGAAGGCGGCGTCCGGAGCCCTGCGCAACCTGGCCGTGGACGCGAGGAACAAGGAGCTGATCG GCAAACACGCGATCCCCAGCCTAGTGAAGAACCTGCCTGGAGGCCAGCAGACCCCAGCCAAAAACCTCTCGGAGGACACGGTGGTGTCCATCCTCAACACCATCAACGAGGTCATCGCGGAGAACCTGGAGGCTGCCAAGAAGCTGCGGGAAACGCAGGGCATCGAGAAGTTGGTGCTGATCAACAAAACTGG GAACCGCTCGGAGAGGGAGGTCCGAGCAGCTGCCCTGGTCCTGCAGACGGTTTGGGGCTACAAGGAGCTGCGGAAGCCCCTGGAGAAGGAAGGTTGGAAGAAGTCAGATTTCCAG GTGAACCTGAACAGCGCCTCTCGGACCCAAGGGGGCAACTCGTTCGATGACAGCACCCTGCCTCTCATCGACAGAAACCAAAAAACAG ACAAGAAATCCTCGCGGGAGGAGATCCAGATGAGCAACATGGGACCAG ACAATTACTCCACGCTGAACGAGATGGAGCACAGCAGGACGCTGGACAGACCCGGCGACCTCGGGGACACGGAGCCAGTGAAGGCGGCGCCGCTGATG CAGGACGAGGGGCAGGAGCCGCAGCCTGAGGcagaggaggcggaggaggatgCCCCTGTGCCTTGCCCCGTGTCG AAGATCTAG
- the CTNND1 gene encoding catenin delta-1 isoform X6 encodes MDDSEVESTASILASVKEQEAQFEKLTRALEEERRHVSAQLERVRVSPQDASPGLANGTLTRRHQNGRFLGDADLERQKFPDLKLNGPQDHSHLLYSTIPRMQDPGQIVEETYTMEEDPEGAMSVVSVETSDDGTTRRTETTVKKVVKTVTTRTVQQVPLGPDGLPLETSPVGGGGSGYVQTMDRNFRKNGTGGPGAYLGQPGTATLPRNYHYPDGYGRPYDDGGAYPGSEHSYGSLSRVTRIDERYRPSADAYRAPSRQDIYGPQPQVRVGGSNMDLNHFHPEPYGLEDDQRSVGFDDVDYGLMSDYGTARRAGTPSDPRRRLRSYEDMLVDEVAPDRYYWAPLAQHERGSLASLDSLRKGGPAPGSWRQPELPEVIAMLSFRLDAVKSNAAAYLQHLCYRNDKVKTEVRKLKGIPVLVGLLDHPKKEVHYGACGALKNISFGKDQDNKIAIKNCDGVPALVRLLRKAHDMDLTEVITGTLWNLSSHDSIKMAIVDNALHALTDEVVIPRSGWEREPNEDSKPRHIEWESVLTNTAGCLRNVSSERSEARRKLRECDGLVDALIYIIQAEIGQKDLDSKLVENCVCLLRNLSYQVHREIPHAERYQETPLVPTNNTGPHAASCFGAKKGKGKKLPEDPGADTVDFPKRATPAKGYELLFQPEVVRIYISLLKESKTPAILEASAGAIQNLCAGSWTYGRYIRSALRQEKGLSAIADLLANDSERVVKAASGALRNLAVDARNKELIGKHAIPSLVKNLPGGQQTPAKNLSEDTVVSILNTINEVIAENLEAAKKLRETQGIEKLVLINKTGNRSEREVRAAALVLQTVWGYKELRKPLEKEGWKKSDFQVNLNSASRTQGGNSFDDSTLPLIDRNQKTDKKSSREEIQMSNMGPDNYSTLNEMEHSRTLDRPGDLGDTEPVKAAPLMQDEGQEPQPEAEEAEEDAPVPCPVSQKI; translated from the exons ATGGACGACTCGGAAGTGGAGTCGACCGCCAGCATCCTTGCCTCCGTCAAGGAGCAGGAGGCGCAGTTTGAGAAGCTGACGCGGGCGCTGGAGGAGGAGCGGCGCCACGTCTCGGCCCAGCTGGAGCGAGTCCGGGTCTCCCCGCAGGACGCCAGCCCGGGTTTGGCCAACGGCACGCTCACCCGGCGGCACCAG AACGGCCGCTTCCTGGGCGATGCTGACCTGGAAAGGCAGAAGTTCCCAGATCTGAAGCTGAACGGCCCACAG GACCACAGCCACCTCTTGTACAGCACAATCCCCAGGATGCAGGACCCGGGCCAGATCGTAGAGGAGACCTACACCATGGAGGAGGACCCCGAAGGAGCCATGTCCGTGGTGTCGGTGGAGACCTCGGACGACGGCACCACCCGGCGCACCGAGACCACG GTGAAGAAAGTGGTGAAGACGGTGACCACGCGGACGGTGCAGCAGGTCCCGCTGGGCCCCGACGGGCTGCCCTTGGAAACCTCCCCGgtgggcggcggcggcagcggctaCGTGCAGACGATGGACAGGAATTTCCGCAAGAACGGCACCGGCGGCCCTGGCGCCTACCTGGGCCAGCCGGGCACGGCCACGCTGCCCCGCAACTACCACTACCCCGACGGCTACGGCCGCCCCTACGACGACGGCGGCGCCTACCCGGGCAGCGAGCACAGCTACGGCAGCCTGTCCCGCGTCACCCGCATCGACGAGCGCTACCGCCCCTCCGCCGACGCCTACCGGGCCCCCAGCCGGCAGGATATCtacggcccccagccccaggtgcGTGTCGGGGGCAGCAACATGGACCTCAACCACTTCCACCCCGAGCCCTACGGGCTGGAGGACGACCAGCGCAGCGTGGGCTTCGACGACGTGGACTACGGGCTGATGTCGGACTACGGCACGGCCAGGAGGGCGGGCACCCCGTCCGATCCCCGGCGTCGGCTCAG GAGCTACGAGGACATGCTGGTGGACGAAGTGGCTCCCGACCGGTACTACTGGGCCCCGCTGGCTCAGCACGAGCGGGGCAGCTTGGCCAGCCTGGACAGCCTGCGGAAagggggcccggccccgggcagCTGGCGCCAGCCCGAGCTGCCGGAGGTGATCGCCATGCTGAGCTTCAGGCTGGACGCCGTCAAATCCAACGCCGCCGCCTACCTGCAGCACCTCTGCTACCGCAACGACAAGGTGAAGACCGAAGTGCGCAAGCTGAAGGGCATCCCggtgctggtggggctgctgGACCACCCCAAGAAGGAGGTGCACTACGGAGCCTGCGGGGCGCTGAAGAACATCTCCTTCGGCAAGGACCAGGACAACAAGATCGCCATCAAGAACTGTGACGGGGTGCCGGCCCTCGTGCGCCTGCTGCGCAAGGCGCACGACATGGACCTGACGGAGGTCATCACAG GGACGCTGTGGAACCTGTCCTCGCACGACTCCATCAAGATGGCCATCGTGGACAACGCGCTGCACGCCCTGACCGACGAGGTGGTGATCCCCCGCTCGGGCTGGGAGCGGGAGCCCAACGAGGACTCGAAGCCCCGCCACATCGAGTGGGAGTCGGTGCTCACCAACACCGCCGGCTGCCTCAG GAACGTGAGCTCTGAGAGGAGCGAAGCCCGGAGGAAGCTGCGGGAGTGCGACGGGCTGGTGGACGCCTTGATATACATCATCCAGGCCGAGATCGGCCAGAAGGACTTGGACAGCAAG CTGGTGGAGAACTGCGTGTGCCTGCTGAGGAACTTGTCCTACCAAGTCCACCGGGAGATCCCCCACGCCGAGCGCTACCAGGAGACGCCCCTGGTGCCCACCAACAACACCGGGCCCCACGCCGCAAGCTGCTTCGGTGCCAAGAAGGGCAAAG GTAAAAAGCTCCCGGAAGACCCTGGTGCCGACACGGTGGATTTTCCCAAAAGAGCAACTCCAGCCAAAG GCTACGAGCTGCTGTTCCAGCCCGAGGTGGTGCGGATATACATCTCCCTGCTGAAGGAGAGCAAGACCCCAGCCATTCTGGAGGCGTCAGCGGGAGCAATCCAGAACctgtgtgctggcagctggaCG TACGGCCGGTACATCCGCTCGGCGCTGCGCCAGGAGAAGGGGCTCTCTGCCATCGCCGACCTCCTCGCCAACGACAGCGAGCGCGTGGTGAAGGCGGCGTCCGGAGCCCTGCGCAACCTGGCCGTGGACGCGAGGAACAAGGAGCTGATCG GCAAACACGCGATCCCCAGCCTAGTGAAGAACCTGCCTGGAGGCCAGCAGACCCCAGCCAAAAACCTCTCGGAGGACACGGTGGTGTCCATCCTCAACACCATCAACGAGGTCATCGCGGAGAACCTGGAGGCTGCCAAGAAGCTGCGGGAAACGCAGGGCATCGAGAAGTTGGTGCTGATCAACAAAACTGG GAACCGCTCGGAGAGGGAGGTCCGAGCAGCTGCCCTGGTCCTGCAGACGGTTTGGGGCTACAAGGAGCTGCGGAAGCCCCTGGAGAAGGAAGGTTGGAAGAAGTCAGATTTCCAG GTGAACCTGAACAGCGCCTCTCGGACCCAAGGGGGCAACTCGTTCGATGACAGCACCCTGCCTCTCATCGACAGAAACCAAAAAACAG ACAAGAAATCCTCGCGGGAGGAGATCCAGATGAGCAACATGGGACCAG ACAATTACTCCACGCTGAACGAGATGGAGCACAGCAGGACGCTGGACAGACCCGGCGACCTCGGGGACACGGAGCCAGTGAAGGCGGCGCCGCTGATG CAGGACGAGGGGCAGGAGCCGCAGCCTGAGGcagaggaggcggaggaggatgCCCCTGTGCCTTGCCCCGTGTCG CAGAAGATCTAG